Proteins from a single region of Ensifer adhaerens:
- a CDS encoding aldo/keto reductase, which produces MRYNTLGRTGITVSEICLGTMTWGSQNSIAEAHEQLDHAFGKGVNFIDTAELYPTTPLSPETYGDTERFIGEWLARRGRRDDVVLATKVAGPGRPYIRNGSPTTPEGIDQAIDASLQRLKTDYVDLYQIHWPNRGHYHFRNAWSYDPAKQDKTHVAGDLRAILDKLGDLVKAGKVRAIGLSNETAWGTMKFIDMAERHGLPRVASVQNEYNLLYRAYDLDLSELSHHEDVGLLAYSPLAAGLLTGKYLNGAKPTGSRLSINGDLGGRFTPHQEPAVAGYVQLAREHGLDPAQMAIAFCLTRPFMASVIIGATSMEQLKTNLGAADLTLSQDVVNGIRRLHRLYPMPI; this is translated from the coding sequence ATGCGTTACAACACGCTTGGCCGCACCGGCATCACCGTCTCGGAAATCTGCCTTGGCACCATGACCTGGGGCTCGCAGAATTCCATCGCCGAAGCGCATGAACAGCTGGACCACGCCTTCGGCAAGGGCGTGAACTTCATCGATACGGCAGAACTCTACCCGACGACGCCGCTTTCGCCCGAGACCTATGGCGACACCGAGCGTTTCATCGGCGAGTGGCTGGCAAGGCGCGGCCGCCGCGATGACGTTGTACTTGCGACCAAGGTCGCCGGCCCCGGCCGCCCCTATATTCGCAATGGCAGCCCGACCACGCCTGAGGGCATCGACCAGGCGATCGACGCCAGCCTTCAGCGCTTGAAGACCGACTATGTCGACCTCTACCAGATCCATTGGCCGAACCGCGGCCACTACCATTTCCGCAATGCCTGGTCCTACGATCCCGCCAAGCAGGACAAGACGCATGTCGCCGGCGATCTCAGGGCGATCCTCGACAAGCTCGGCGACCTCGTGAAGGCCGGCAAGGTGCGCGCCATCGGCCTTTCCAACGAAACGGCCTGGGGGACGATGAAGTTCATCGACATGGCTGAACGTCACGGCCTGCCGCGGGTCGCCTCGGTTCAGAACGAATACAATCTTCTTTATCGCGCCTATGATCTCGACCTTTCCGAACTGTCCCATCACGAGGATGTGGGTCTGCTCGCCTACTCGCCGCTCGCAGCCGGGCTGCTCACCGGCAAGTACCTGAATGGCGCCAAGCCGACAGGCTCCCGTCTTTCGATCAACGGTGACCTCGGCGGACGCTTCACGCCGCACCAGGAGCCGGCCGTCGCCGGTTATGTCCAGCTGGCCCGCGAGCACGGCCTCGATCCTGCCCAGATGGCAATCGCCTTCTGCCTGACGCGCCCGTTCATGGCGTCCGTCATCATCGGCGCGACCTCGATGGAACAGCTGAAGACCAATCTTGGCGCTGCGGACCTCACCCTGTCGCAGGATGTCGTGAACGGCATT